A region from the Rosa rugosa chromosome 6, drRosRugo1.1, whole genome shotgun sequence genome encodes:
- the LOC133715797 gene encoding uncharacterized protein LOC133715797 isoform X1: MEPDGAAPMQVESAADKSPNSELPPKSREEGELSSDDNDENPVFSVARSTGTPGPMLVPPVNKFTHGNQAGKAVSPASSTDIQCQTSKQPTSQKSNDANRVPLKPATPGWRPPRAHSGPNNNLVISFSDDDSQSDSEEKERGKLKASQTKSNMTRGNANGKPPISSLAKPNKLGQPARNVNKVMPKKLSMNRTFMTSMANIRGVNSRDSVPSSVEQGSRAGNFNSMNKNIVNRERGYELQDLRQQIALKETELKLKESELKLKSAQRTKESVTCKDENAKGLHRDGAGKYSTGYSDGMQTEPKEPDKKRIKVSGAFSTQLTALSPQELPVAKPLLPSKTPAMEDNTQLNTGKIDYLQKENQVRPTESSIVKWQDPNDKHVAGMLGNIHTGLKDGAGINARYIQCDGRGKQMDSVVTPNQGKSLANMTRIDFPNNLNSVELNHTNTNTNTNSGHPEPGSFLNNPTSGKNLMGSGDHQETISIDKRLEPSFYSKCQALLNNTNLSNCFGNANVIGDDNMKMQSLVQMEEMLDKNLEEAQEHRRRCEIEEQNALKAYRKAQRALLEANATCDVLYRKRELYSADFRAYVINNPSLLCSSRQNEQAGLGLDHPNNLSENVNLIPTSSHQMPPVQNDCNLAVIDSNIQCVNSAQIPNPYQHLSGENIGSEPGSEPDASTSEPVPLLGNTGTDGVCSPSNEPNGSANEDDDTFSFENESVQPNGECHLVDKQKETDNESNRIMSIDPNEESLLLEKALRSTLFAKLGTKNVSKNSVVCNGTGIAVEREAENDARSEEPQKVNGSSPVSEVKKNQQSDIEGVDVHEKSFTEAPLEIQRKHSIEHLSLNSHSSGYFEDRCSFGGDHSLTSMIFSPSYILSSAFGYMKVIDPNNVMEHQDRSQQSGARDTNIEEGACINSGKVQFSSTMVDTTKKALVKLCDREYGSYTTGPAVDPFWPLCMYELRGKCNNDECPWQHVKDYSTTEMSPHQHDNSEIAGCQVGQTFCKEKCDGSAKVPWRHNFTTLPTYLVGLSTLKADLHSYDSVLARRNGECWKKCFSLFLALSKSFQKDFSTDGPVSHGNDGRIEVPVSWNRQSSYFQSRNSGVNQPDQALADNEQYLEKALLIFSQEVNTLEGMKKALPVLSRALEADPTSVVLWVLYLLIYYSNMKSVGKDDMFSCAVNYNDQSYELWIMFINSRVRLSDRLVTYDLAFSALCRHASSAKDKVHASACILDLVLQMVDCLCMSGNVERAIQKICGLFSAATNIYDPDSPLLTDMPKCLTSHDKCILGVCCVYLVIYRKLPDAVVLQFECQKELFAIEWPSIELTDNEKQRAVKLMEAVEDSVCQSLDKSDFNLSLAHFFALSHLRCMAAIDSLERCSNLLGKYLKMFPSCLELVLISARAQKHAPGDSLFDGFEEALNNWPKEVPGIQCIWNQYVVYAFQKGQFDFGKELIGRWFHSFWQVHCIRNGTLDDMECDNSDGSLGLASDSVLQTLNTDSKQMDVMFGYLNLSLYKLIQNDQIEARLALERALKAAVPEYSKHCMREHALFMLSEESGFKESGCPSGMEKILKRYIGDAEVFPSSEPLSRQFIADIKKPRVRQLVSSAFSPFSSDFALVNSVLEVLYGPSLLPKKTGETKCLVDFVEAILDITPSNYQLAISVCKLLITGNNATDITSVSVLFWASSNLVSAIFRAVPIPPEYVWVEAADILGNMVNVEVISERFYKRALSVYPFSVKLWKSYYMLSMMTTGNMNTVVETAKEKGTTEACT; this comes from the exons ATGGAGCCCGACGGCGCAGCGCCGATGCAAGTCGAGTCCGCGGCGGACAAAAGCCCTAACTCGGAGCTCCCTCCCAAATCCAGAGAAGAAGGCGAGCTCTCTTCCGATGATAATGAC GAAAATCCTGTTTTCTCGGTTGCACGTTCCACTGGTACTCCCGGGCCCATGCTGGTTCCACCAGTGAACAAATTCACCCATGGGAATCAAGCGG GGAAGGCTGTATCTCCTGCAAGCTCTACTGATATTCAGTGCCAAACCTCCAAGCAACCTACTTCCCAGAAGAGCAATGATGCGAACAGAGTACCGTTAAAACCTGCTACACCTGGATGGCGTCCTCCACGTGCCCACTCGGGGCCCAACAATAATCTTGTGATAAGCTTCTCAGATGATGACAGTCAGAGTGATTCTGAAGAAAAAGAGCGTGGGAAACTAAAAGCTTCACAAACTAAAAGTAATATGACTCGAGGGAATGCTAATGGAAAACCACCCATTTCTTCACTTGCAAAACCAAACAAGTTGGGACAGCCTGCCAGAAATGTGAACAAAGTTATGCCCAAAAAGTTGTCTATGAATCGCACATTTATGACATCAATGGCAAATATCCGTGGAGTTAATTCTAGAGATTCTGTGCCTTCATCAGTTGAGCAAGGATCTCGAGCTGGAAATTTCAATTCCATGAACAAAAATATAGTGAACAGAGAGCGTGGATATGAACTTCAAGACTTGCGACAGCAGATTGCACTTAAGGAGACTGAACTGAAGCTCAAGGAAAGTGAACTGAAGCTTAAGTCTGCCCAGCGAACTAAGGAATCAGTTACATGCAAGGATGAGAATGCTAAGGGCCTGCACAGAGATGGAGCTGGTAAGTACAGTACAGGATATTCTGATGGTATGCAGACAGAACCAAAAGAGCCAGATAAAAAGCGTATAAAAGTCAGCGGTGCTTTTTCAACTCAGCTAACTGCACTAAGCCCACAAGAATTACCTGTTGCAAAACCTTTATTACCATCAAAAACCCCAGCAATGGAGGACAATACTCAATTGAACACCGGTAAGATTGATTATCtccaaaaagaaaatcaagtGCGTCCAACAGAGTCGAGCATTGTAAAATGGCAAGATCCTAATGATAAACATGTTGCTGGAATGTTGGGAAATATACATACTGGACTGAAAGATG GTGCTGGCATCAATGCTAGATATATCCAGTGTGATGGGAGGGGTAAGCAGATGGATTCTGTTGTTACACCAAACCAGGGTAAATCACTGGCAAATATGACGCGCATTGATTTTCCAAATAACTTG AATAGTGTGGAGTTGAATCATACAAATACTAACACAAACACAAATAGCGGCCATCCAGAACCTGGATCCTTCTTAAACAATCCAACATCAGGAAAGAATTTAATGGGAAGTGGTGACCATCAGGAAACCATATCCATTGACAAGAGACTTGAGCCCTCATTCTACAGTAAATGTCAG GCACTCCTAAACAACACAAACCTCTCGAACTGTTTTGGTAATGCAAACGTTATAGGAGATGACAACATGAAGATGCAGTCATTGGTTCAAATGGAGGAAATGCTAGACAAGAATCTGGAGGAAGCACAAGAGCATAGGCGAAGGTGtgaaattgaagaacaaaatgCTCTTAAAGCTTATCGTAAAGCGCAGAGGGCTCTTCTTGAGGCGAATGCTACGTGTGATGTTCTTTATCGGAAAAGGGAACTATATTCTGCCGACTTCCGTGCTTATGTTATTAACAATCCCAGTTTGTTATGTTCCTCAAGGCAGAACGAACAAGCTGGACTTGGGTTGGATCACCCTAATAACTTGTCTGAAAATGTGAATTTGATACCCACGTCAAGCCATCAGATGCCGCCGGTCCAGAATGACTGCAATCTAGCGGTTATTGATTCCAACATCCAATGCGTTAACAGCGCTCAGATCCCGAATCCCTACCAGCATTTGAGTGGAGAAAACATTGGCTCAGAACCAGGCAGTGAACCTGACGCTAGTACATCTGAGCCAGTGCCTCTTCTGGGCAATACTGGCACAGATGGAGTTTGCTCTCCATCCAATGAACCAAATGGTTCAGCAAATGAAGATGATGATACATTTTCATTCGAAAATGAATCTGTTCAACCCAATGGTGAATGCCATCTTGTAGACAAACAAAAGGAGACAGATAATGAATCAAATAGGATAATGTCTATTGACCCCAACGAGGAATCTTTACTTCTCGAAAAAGCTTTGAGGTCTACACTATTTGCAAAGCTAGGAACAAAAAATGTGTCGAAGAACAGTGTTGTATGTAATGGCACAGGGATTGCAGTGGAACGAGAGGCTGAAAATGATGCGAGAAGTGAAGAACCACAAAAAGTAAACGGGAGTTCTCCCGTCTCAGAGGTGAAGAAAAATCAACAATCTGATATTGAAG GCGTTGATGTGCATGAAAAAAGTTTCACTGAGGCTCCTCTTGAGATCCAGAGAAAGCATTCCATCGAACATTTGTCTTTGAATTCTCATTCCAGTGGATATTTTGAGGACAGATGTTCCTTTGGAGGTGACCACTCATTGACTTCTATGATCTTTTCGCCTTCCTACATCTTGAGTAGTGCTTTTGGGTATATGAAGGTTATAGACCCAAACAATGTGATGGAACATCAGGACAGAAGTCAACAGAGTGGAGCTCGTGATACTAATATTGAAGAAGGTGCTTGTATAAACTCTGGTAAAGTGCAGTTTAGCAGTACCATGGTAGACACAACGAAAAAGGCTCTGGTGAAATTATGTGATAGAGAATATGGCTCTTATACCACTGGTCCTGCTGTTGATCCCTTTTGGCCACTTTGCATGTATGAGCTACGAGGAAAATGCAACAATGATGAGTGTCCTTGGCAGCATGTTAAGGACTACTCTACCACCGAGATGTCTCCACATCAGCATGATAATTCTGAAATTGCTG gTTGTCAGGTTGGACAAACGTTTTGCAAAGAAAAGTGTGATGGTTCAGCAAAAGTTCCCTGGCGTCACAATTTTACGACTTTACCAACTTACCTTGTTGGCTTAAGTACTCTAAAAGCTGATCTGCATTCATATGATTCTGTTCTAGCACGGAGAAATGGTGAATGCTGGAAGAAGTGTTTCAGCCTTTTCTTAGCATTGTCAAAGTCGTTTCAAAAAGATTTTTCTACAGATGGGCCAGTCTCGCATGGAAATGACGGCCGCATCGAGGTCCCTGTGAGTTGGAACAGACAGTCATCATATTTCCAGAGTAGAAATAGCGGAGTG AATCAACCGGATCAAGCTTTGGCTGACAATGAGCAATACCTGGAAAAGGCTCTTTTAATTTTCAGTCAAGAGGTCAATACACTTGAGGGTATGAAAAAG GCTCTTCCTGTATTGTCACGTGCTCTTGAGGCTGATCCAACATCCGTAGTTCTCTGGGTCTTGTATCTGCTTATTTACTATAGCAATATGAAGTCAGTAGGGAAGGATGACATGTTCTCTTGTGCG gTCAACTACAATGATCAATCTTATGAACTTTGGATTATGTTCATCAACAGTCGGGTGCGGCTAAGTGACCGATTGGTTACCTACGATCTTGCCTTCTCAGCACTGTGCCGCCATGCTTCTTCTGCCAAAGATAAAGTGCATGCTAGTGCTTGTATCTTAGACTTAGTTTTGCAAATGGTGGATTGTCTATGCATGTCTGGGAATGTTGAGAGGGCCATTCAGAAAATTTGTGGACTCTTCTCTGCTGCCACAAATATTTATGACCCCGATTCTCCATTGCTTACTGATATGCCCAAATGCCTAACAAGTCATGACAAATGTATTTTGGGGGTGTGTTGTGTTTACTTGGTTATCTATAGGAAACTTCCTGATGCTGTAGTACTGCAGTTTGAATGTCAGAAAGAACTGTTTGCAATAGAATGGCCTTCTATTGAATTAACAGATAATGAAAAGCAGAGGGCTGTCAAACTGATGGAAGCAGTAGAAGATTCTGTATGTCAATCGCTGGATAAAAGTGATTTTAATCTCAGTTTGGCACATTTTTTTGCTCTGAGTCACTTAAGGTGCATGGCAGCTATTGACAGCTTAGAAAGGTGTAGTAATCTTCTGGGTAAATATCTTAAAATGTTCCCGTCCTGCTTAGAGCTTGTTCTAATATCGGCAAGGGCCCAAAAACATGCTCCTGGTGATTCGCTTTTTGACGGGTTTGAGGAAGCCCTAAATAATTGGCCAAAAGAAGTCCCCGGAATTCAATGCATCTGGAATCAGTATGTTGTATATGCCTTTCAGAAAGGACAATTTGATTTTGGTAAAGAACTTATAGGCCGTTGGTTTCATTCTTTTTGGCAAGTTCATTGTATTCGAAATGGTACATTAGATGACATGGAGTGTGATAACTCAGATGGCTCACTAGGATTGGCTTCGGATTCAGTTCTGCAGACACTTAATACTGATTCTAAGCAGATGGACGTAATGTTTGGATATCTTAATCTCTCGCTGTATAAGTTAATCCAAAATGATCAGATTGAAGCTCGCTTAGCCCTCGAGAGGGCATTGAAGGCTGCTGTTCCAGAATATTCAAAGCATTGCATGAGGGAGCATGCATTATTTATGCTAAGTGAGGAATCAGGATTTAAGGAGAGTGGTTGTCCTAGTGGCATGGAGAAGATTTTGAAACGTTACATAGGTGATGCCGAAGTTTTCCCTTCATCTGAGCCATTATCTAGGCAGTTTATTGCTGACATCAAGAAGCCAAGAGTACGACAGCTGGTTAGTAGCGCATTCAGTCCATTCTCATCTGATTTTGCTCTTGTAAATTCAGTTCTTGAAGTGTTGTATGGACCATCTCTTTTACCGAAAAAGACTGGTGAGACAAAATGTCTGGTGGATTTTGTTGAAGCCATCTTGGATATAACTCCATCCAACTATCAGTTAGCTATTTCTGTCTGTAAGCTGTTAATTACTGGCAACAATGCGACTGATATTACTTCAGTCAGTGTTTTGTTCTGGGCTAGCTCAAACTTGGTCAGTGCAATCTTTCGTGCTGTCCCAATTCCGCCAGAGTATGTATGGGTAGAAGCTGCAGACATATTGGGCAATATGGTGAATGTTGAGGTTATTTCTGAGAGGTTTTATAAGAGAGCTTTATCTGTATATCCTTTCTCTGTCAAGTTGTGGAAATCCTATTACATGCTTTCTATGATGACTACAGGAAATATGAACACTGTTGTGGAAACAGCAAAGGAAAAAG GAACTACAGAAGCTTGTACATGA